One window from the genome of Streptomyces sp. NBC_01476 encodes:
- the purQ gene encoding phosphoribosylformylglycinamidine synthase subunit PurQ — MTARIGVVTFPGTLDDRDTQRAVRVAGAEAVPLWHRDKDLKQVDAVVLPGGFSYGDYLRAGAISRFSPVMETIIAQANAGMPVLGICNGFQVLTEAHLLPGGMLRNNELHFVCRDQKLRVESSGTAWTADFAAGQEISIPLKNIDGRYTADERTLDELEAEGRIVFRYLTGGPAADGYGNPNGSLRDIAGISNAAGNVVGLMPHPEHAVEPLIGTGRTDGLGFFTSVLKKLVNA; from the coding sequence GTGACTGCACGCATTGGTGTCGTCACATTCCCCGGGACCCTGGACGACCGCGACACCCAGCGGGCCGTGCGGGTGGCCGGCGCCGAAGCCGTACCGCTGTGGCACCGCGACAAGGACCTCAAGCAGGTCGACGCGGTGGTTCTGCCGGGCGGGTTCAGTTACGGCGACTATCTGCGGGCCGGGGCCATCTCCCGTTTCTCGCCGGTCATGGAAACGATCATCGCCCAGGCCAACGCCGGAATGCCTGTCCTTGGCATCTGCAACGGGTTCCAGGTGCTGACCGAGGCGCATCTGCTGCCGGGCGGCATGCTCCGCAACAACGAGCTGCACTTCGTCTGCCGGGACCAGAAACTGCGGGTGGAATCCAGCGGAACCGCCTGGACCGCCGACTTCGCGGCCGGGCAGGAGATCTCGATCCCGCTGAAGAACATCGATGGCCGCTACACCGCCGACGAGCGCACCCTGGACGAGCTGGAGGCCGAGGGCCGGATCGTCTTCCGCTACCTCACCGGCGGCCCGGCCGCCGACGGGTACGGCAACCCGAACGGCTCGCTGCGCGACATCGCCGGCATCAGCAACGCGGCCGGCAACGTCGTCGGCCTGATGCCGCACCCCGAGCACGCGGTCGAGCCGCTGATCGGCACCGGCCGCACCGACGGCCTGGGTTTCTTCACCTCGGTACTCAAGAAGCTGGTCAACGCGTGA
- the purS gene encoding phosphoribosylformylglycinamidine synthase subunit PurS → MPVARVVVDVMLKPEILDPQGQAVQRALPRLGFDGISDVRQGKRFELEVDGPVDDTALARIREMAETFLANTVIEDFTVKVES, encoded by the coding sequence GTGCCAGTGGCACGCGTCGTAGTCGACGTCATGCTCAAGCCGGAGATCCTCGACCCCCAGGGCCAGGCGGTGCAGCGCGCACTGCCGCGGCTGGGCTTCGACGGGATCTCCGACGTACGACAGGGAAAGCGCTTTGAACTGGAGGTCGACGGTCCGGTCGACGACACAGCGCTGGCCCGCATTCGGGAGATGGCGGAAACGTTTCTCGCCAACACCGTGATCGAGGACTTCACAGTAAAGGTGGAGTCGTGA
- the purL gene encoding phosphoribosylformylglycinamidine synthase subunit PurL has product MTLDTVKNAEQTPEAPQPWKELGLKEDEYLRVREILGRRPTGAELAMYSVMWSEHCSYKSSKVHLKQFGEKAPQSDAMLVGIGENAGVVDVGQGYAVTFKVESHNHPSFVEPYQGAATGVGGIVRDIIAMGARPVAVVDPLRMGAADHADTKRVLPGVVAGIGGYGNCLGLPNIGGELVFDACYQGNPLVNAGAIGVMRHEDIHLAKASGTGNKVILYGARTGGDGIGGASILASETFDATKPSKRPAVQVGDPFQEKLLIECTLEAFAEKLVVGIQDLGAAGLSCATSELASNGSGGMRVALDDVPLRDSTLSPEEILMSESQERMCAVVEPAKVERFLEICEKWDVIATVVGEVTDGDRLEIFWHGEMIVDVDPRTVAHEGPTYQRPYARPSWQDALQADDAGRLARPAGAAELRAQALAVLSSPNLASKAWVTDQYDRFVQGNTVLAQPEDAGMIRVNEETGLGVAIATDGNGRYTKLDPYTGAQLALAEAYRNVAATGAKPLAISDCLNFGSPEDPDVMWQFVEAIRGLADGCLALGTPVTGGNVSLYNQTGEAAIHPTPVVAVLGVIDDVARRTPMAFTDEGQLLYLLGDTREEFGGSVWSQIVHDHLGGLPPAVDLDREKLLGEILISASRDGMIDAAHDLSDGGLLQAVAESCLRGGLGARLVVPDGLDAFTFLFSESAGRAIVAVPRSEELRFTDMCGARGLPATRIGVIDGDAVEVQGEFTLPLAEVRAAHEETIPALLA; this is encoded by the coding sequence GTGACCCTCGACACTGTCAAGAACGCCGAACAGACGCCCGAGGCGCCTCAGCCGTGGAAGGAGCTCGGCCTCAAGGAGGACGAGTACCTGCGGGTCCGGGAGATCCTGGGCCGCCGGCCGACCGGCGCCGAGCTGGCGATGTACTCCGTGATGTGGTCCGAGCACTGCTCGTACAAGTCGAGCAAGGTGCACCTCAAGCAGTTCGGCGAGAAGGCCCCGCAGAGCGACGCGATGCTCGTCGGCATCGGCGAGAACGCGGGCGTGGTCGACGTCGGCCAGGGCTACGCGGTCACCTTCAAGGTCGAGTCGCACAACCACCCCTCCTTCGTGGAGCCCTACCAGGGCGCGGCCACCGGCGTCGGCGGCATCGTCCGCGACATCATCGCGATGGGCGCCCGGCCGGTCGCGGTCGTGGACCCGCTGCGGATGGGCGCGGCCGACCACGCCGACACCAAGCGGGTGCTGCCCGGTGTGGTGGCCGGCATCGGCGGCTACGGCAACTGCCTCGGCCTGCCGAACATCGGCGGCGAGCTGGTCTTCGACGCCTGCTATCAGGGCAACCCGCTGGTCAACGCGGGCGCCATCGGGGTGATGCGGCACGAGGACATCCACCTCGCCAAGGCATCCGGCACCGGCAACAAGGTCATCCTCTACGGTGCGCGGACCGGCGGCGACGGCATCGGCGGCGCCTCGATCCTGGCCTCCGAGACCTTTGACGCGACCAAGCCGTCGAAGCGCCCCGCGGTCCAGGTCGGCGACCCGTTCCAGGAGAAGCTGCTCATTGAGTGCACCCTGGAGGCGTTCGCCGAGAAACTGGTCGTCGGCATCCAGGACCTCGGCGCCGCGGGCCTGTCCTGCGCGACGAGCGAACTGGCCTCCAACGGCTCCGGCGGCATGCGGGTCGCACTGGACGACGTACCGCTGCGCGACTCCACGCTCTCGCCCGAGGAGATCCTCATGAGCGAGTCGCAGGAGCGGATGTGCGCCGTCGTCGAGCCGGCGAAGGTCGAGCGGTTCCTGGAGATCTGTGAGAAGTGGGACGTCATCGCCACCGTCGTCGGTGAGGTCACCGACGGGGACCGGCTGGAGATCTTCTGGCACGGCGAGATGATCGTGGACGTCGACCCGCGGACCGTGGCACACGAGGGGCCGACCTACCAGCGCCCCTACGCCCGCCCGTCGTGGCAGGACGCGCTGCAGGCCGACGACGCGGGCAGGCTGGCCCGGCCGGCCGGCGCCGCCGAGCTGCGGGCGCAGGCGCTCGCGGTGCTGTCGTCGCCGAATCTGGCCTCGAAGGCGTGGGTCACCGACCAGTACGACCGCTTCGTGCAGGGCAACACCGTGCTGGCGCAGCCCGAGGACGCGGGCATGATCCGGGTCAACGAGGAGACCGGGCTCGGGGTGGCCATCGCCACCGACGGCAACGGCCGGTACACCAAGCTCGACCCGTACACCGGGGCACAGCTCGCGCTGGCCGAGGCGTACCGCAATGTCGCCGCCACCGGGGCGAAGCCGCTGGCGATCTCGGACTGCCTGAACTTCGGTTCGCCCGAGGACCCGGACGTCATGTGGCAGTTCGTGGAGGCGATCCGCGGGCTCGCCGACGGCTGCCTGGCGCTCGGCACCCCGGTCACCGGCGGCAATGTCTCGCTCTACAACCAGACCGGTGAGGCGGCGATCCACCCGACGCCCGTCGTCGCCGTGCTCGGTGTGATCGACGACGTCGCCCGCCGGACCCCGATGGCCTTCACGGACGAGGGCCAGCTGCTCTATCTGCTCGGTGACACCCGTGAGGAGTTCGGCGGCTCGGTCTGGTCCCAGATCGTGCACGACCACCTCGGCGGGCTGCCGCCGGCGGTGGACCTGGACCGGGAGAAGCTGCTCGGCGAGATCCTGATCTCCGCCTCCAGGGACGGCATGATCGACGCCGCCCACGACCTGTCGGACGGCGGCCTGCTCCAGGCGGTCGCCGAGTCCTGCCTGCGCGGCGGGCTCGGCGCGCGGCTGGTGGTGCCGGACGGTCTGGACGCCTTCACCTTCCTCTTCTCCGAGTCCGCGGGCCGGGCGATCGTCGCCGTCCCGCGCTCCGAGGAGCTCCGCTTCACCGACATGTGCGGTGCGCGGGGCCTGCCGGCCACCCGGATCGGTGTGATCGACGGTGACGCGGTGGAGGTCCAGGGCGAGTTCACGCTGCCGCTGGCGGAGGTGCGGGCCGCGCACGAGGAGACGATCCCGGCGCTGCTGGCCTGA
- a CDS encoding DUF4177 domain-containing protein → MYEYKVVTFREALIGDALDSGKLEKTLNKHAEDGWQLKEITGGDVKGRIGPGAVEGLLLTFERPRQA, encoded by the coding sequence ATGTACGAGTACAAGGTCGTCACTTTCCGGGAAGCGCTGATCGGCGATGCCCTGGACAGCGGCAAGCTGGAGAAGACGCTCAACAAGCACGCCGAGGACGGCTGGCAGCTGAAGGAGATCACCGGGGGCGACGTGAAGGGCCGGATCGGTCCCGGCGCCGTCGAGGGTCTGCTGCTGACCTTCGAGCGCCCGCGCCAGGCCTGA
- a CDS encoding maleylpyruvate isomerase family mycothiol-dependent enzyme, with protein MPAGNRRPRTYDPARTWAALGAQVGHLQAAVRELTPEQWAASSGLPGWDVRTLVVHLVRQVGALRSALAEEPAPPGTKVTDLDTWVRSTAQIADRLDAATREQAGRTADPVDALDTEAALLPAQQEEALRPDRIVVHPFDGMRALDFTVTRLVELVVHSDDLSRATGVDVPLDRQALAAVVRLLADALAAGAPGNSVEVRIPPYAAVQCVAGPRHTRGTPPNVVETDPLTWIRLATGRVSWSAAVATAKVAASGERADLGPYLPVMG; from the coding sequence ATGCCCGCAGGAAACCGCCGCCCCCGTACCTACGATCCCGCCAGGACCTGGGCCGCGCTCGGCGCACAGGTCGGGCATCTGCAGGCCGCGGTGCGGGAGTTGACGCCCGAGCAGTGGGCCGCGTCCAGCGGGCTGCCGGGGTGGGACGTGCGGACGCTGGTGGTGCACCTGGTACGGCAGGTCGGCGCGCTGCGCTCGGCCCTCGCGGAGGAGCCCGCGCCGCCCGGCACGAAGGTCACCGACCTGGACACCTGGGTGCGGTCCACCGCCCAGATCGCCGACCGGCTGGACGCCGCCACCCGGGAGCAGGCCGGGCGGACCGCGGACCCGGTCGACGCCCTGGACACCGAGGCCGCGCTGCTGCCGGCCCAGCAGGAGGAGGCGCTGCGGCCCGACCGGATCGTCGTCCACCCGTTCGACGGCATGCGGGCCCTGGACTTCACGGTGACCCGGCTGGTGGAACTGGTGGTGCACAGCGACGACCTGTCCCGGGCGACCGGCGTGGACGTACCCCTGGACCGGCAGGCGCTCGCCGCGGTCGTCCGGCTGCTGGCGGACGCGCTCGCGGCCGGCGCGCCGGGGAACAGCGTGGAGGTCCGGATCCCGCCGTACGCGGCCGTGCAGTGCGTGGCCGGGCCCCGGCACACCCGGGGCACCCCGCCCAATGTGGTGGAGACCGACCCGCTGACCTGGATCCGGCTGGCCACCGGGCGCGTCTCGTGGAGTGCGGCGGTGGCCACCGCGAAGGTGGCGGCGAGCGGTGAGCGGGCGGACCTCGGGCCGTACCTGCCGGTGATGGGGTGA
- a CDS encoding effector-associated constant component EACC1, translated as MRLQIRAVGADGQDEIADFHRWLRQDEDGPEEMRLVSRTSGGSMGAVAVIDLVLTHAVALTNLGMLYANWRRARNSSGGARFTFTRPSDGLSVAVDDGSEESVRRLMAFLSAPEPAPDAAPGPTAGAAPDQLPPPEEP; from the coding sequence ATGAGGCTGCAGATCCGGGCGGTCGGTGCCGATGGCCAGGACGAGATCGCCGATTTCCACCGCTGGCTGCGGCAGGACGAGGACGGTCCCGAGGAGATGCGGTTAGTCTCCCGGACCTCGGGTGGGTCGATGGGAGCCGTCGCCGTCATCGACCTCGTGCTCACCCACGCGGTGGCCCTCACCAACCTCGGCATGCTGTACGCCAATTGGCGTCGCGCCCGGAACTCCTCCGGAGGTGCCAGGTTCACCTTCACCCGCCCCTCGGACGGGCTGTCCGTCGCGGTGGACGACGGCTCGGAGGAGTCCGTACGCCGGCTGATGGCCTTCCTGTCGGCCCCGGAGCCGGCCCCGGACGCCGCTCCCGGGCCCACCGCGGGCGCCGCGCCGGATCAACTCCCGCCGCCCGAAGAGCCGTAG
- a CDS encoding caspase, EACC1-associated type has product METARELADPARSCAVLIGVSAYTDPGLDDLPAVTNNLARLGELLTDPSVWGLPAGHCVQVPEPASPTEVLDAIHEAAGRAQDTLLVYYAGHGLTDGDDLLLSLPGTDLRRPYTSVDFTSVRREVLSGARQANRVMILDCCYSGRAMTGGMSGTLELAEQARIAGSYLLTASAATRQALAPPGEPYTAFTGELIRLLEDGVPGGGPLIEVTGIYDRLHSELRAKGRPLPQQRLSNSGRTLAFARNRHQAPARPVTAPGAPQVPGELRPMLWGRPREVVAHAERLRAAGRSDSARVLLTAVGRQRPAQEVAAVIARLSAEEHGDDAVLVLASMVTRGPRTIAACVEALYSLDGTEAITDDLLAHVVRGDPHEVAHTIAALRAIGHDDEAVRLIGAAEAAARGTEEILALVGALRSAGLDEDADLAVLRAAGSGPETVRLADALLAMGWRDKALDLYVQAADHVVRRPAGELVRVVRAFEEAGSDGADLIMTAAVREAVAPRDLAALCGALWAAGMDGRALTVLRVAAGTLSPDGVTELADLLRETGRDSAVPDLVRAAALAAPVGTTPRLMAALRDMGRPVDAGRLVTDAAGRSTTDVARLVRWFEEHRWNRDAKALLAAVAQRSVGARLAILDSVPGHGDGEAFFSALPALDSDEDFVAALRELRLADTPKSLAVLLAHLVRTDRTRAVGRVAVLREHLPAEGAVLAALLAATGREDGEATATAPTATEVRGLLSAGSGDIGSAAYTAAALCAAGCQAQVGRALRRMAGRLTFAGTVAWLAALRGHDLDDPARELIHGIPDQFPDSVATVITMIHEAGLEEYAAYAVGHFTSLGPERRARLTRLSGARQPASPDR; this is encoded by the coding sequence GTGGAAACAGCCAGGGAACTCGCCGACCCGGCCCGCTCCTGTGCCGTCCTGATCGGTGTCTCGGCCTACACCGACCCCGGCCTCGACGACCTGCCGGCGGTCACCAACAACCTCGCCCGGCTGGGGGAGTTGCTGACCGACCCCTCGGTGTGGGGGCTCCCGGCCGGCCACTGCGTCCAGGTGCCCGAGCCGGCGTCCCCCACCGAGGTGCTGGACGCGATCCACGAGGCGGCCGGGCGGGCACAGGACACGCTGCTCGTCTACTACGCCGGGCACGGGCTGACCGACGGGGACGACCTGCTGCTGTCGCTGCCCGGTACGGATCTGCGCCGCCCCTACACCTCGGTGGACTTCACCTCGGTGCGGCGGGAGGTGCTCAGCGGCGCCCGGCAGGCGAACCGGGTGATGATCCTCGACTGCTGCTACAGCGGCCGGGCGATGACCGGCGGGATGAGCGGAACGCTGGAACTCGCCGAGCAGGCCAGGATCGCCGGGTCGTACCTGCTGACCGCGAGTGCGGCGACCCGGCAGGCACTGGCCCCGCCGGGGGAGCCGTACACCGCGTTCACCGGGGAGCTGATCCGGCTGCTGGAGGACGGCGTACCCGGCGGCGGCCCGCTCATCGAGGTGACCGGCATCTACGACCGGCTGCACTCCGAACTGCGCGCCAAGGGAAGGCCGTTGCCGCAGCAGCGGCTCAGCAACTCGGGCCGCACACTGGCCTTCGCACGGAACCGTCACCAGGCCCCGGCACGTCCCGTGACCGCACCCGGCGCTCCGCAGGTGCCAGGGGAGCTGCGGCCGATGCTCTGGGGCCGGCCGCGGGAGGTCGTGGCCCACGCCGAACGGCTGCGTGCCGCCGGCAGGTCCGACTCCGCCCGGGTACTCCTGACCGCGGTCGGCCGGCAGCGGCCCGCCCAGGAAGTCGCCGCCGTCATCGCCCGGTTGAGCGCGGAGGAGCACGGGGACGACGCCGTCCTCGTGCTCGCCTCGATGGTCACGCGGGGACCACGGACGATCGCCGCCTGCGTCGAGGCGCTGTACTCGCTGGACGGCACCGAGGCGATCACCGACGACCTGCTGGCGCACGTCGTCCGTGGCGATCCGCACGAAGTGGCCCACACCATCGCGGCGTTGCGGGCGATCGGCCACGACGACGAGGCGGTCCGGCTGATCGGTGCCGCGGAGGCCGCGGCGCGGGGGACCGAGGAGATCCTGGCCCTGGTCGGAGCGCTGCGGTCGGCCGGCCTCGACGAGGACGCCGACCTCGCCGTCCTGCGCGCCGCGGGGTCTGGGCCGGAGACCGTGCGGCTGGCGGACGCGCTGCTGGCGATGGGCTGGCGGGACAAGGCGCTCGACCTGTACGTACAGGCCGCGGACCACGTCGTACGGCGGCCTGCTGGTGAACTGGTCCGTGTGGTGCGGGCGTTCGAGGAGGCCGGGTCGGACGGCGCGGACCTGATCATGACCGCCGCGGTGCGGGAGGCGGTGGCACCGCGGGACCTGGCCGCGCTCTGCGGGGCGCTGTGGGCCGCGGGGATGGACGGGCGCGCGCTGACGGTGCTGCGGGTGGCCGCCGGGACGCTGTCCCCCGACGGGGTGACCGAACTGGCCGATCTCCTGCGGGAGACGGGCCGCGACAGCGCGGTGCCCGACCTGGTGCGGGCCGCCGCCCTCGCGGCCCCGGTCGGGACGACACCCCGGCTGATGGCGGCGCTGCGGGACATGGGCCGCCCGGTCGACGCGGGCCGGCTGGTCACCGACGCCGCCGGCCGGTCCACCACGGACGTCGCCCGGCTGGTGCGGTGGTTCGAGGAACACCGGTGGAACCGGGACGCGAAGGCACTGCTGGCCGCGGTCGCGCAGCGCTCGGTCGGCGCGCGGCTGGCGATCCTGGACTCCGTACCCGGCCACGGTGACGGCGAGGCGTTCTTCAGCGCGCTGCCGGCCCTCGACAGCGACGAGGACTTCGTCGCGGCCCTGCGGGAACTGCGCCTCGCCGACACCCCGAAGAGCCTGGCCGTCCTCCTCGCCCATCTGGTGCGGACCGACCGGACCCGGGCCGTCGGCCGGGTCGCCGTGCTCAGGGAGCACCTCCCCGCGGAAGGCGCCGTCCTGGCGGCCTTGCTGGCGGCCACCGGCAGGGAGGACGGGGAGGCCACGGCCACCGCACCGACGGCCACCGAGGTGCGCGGCCTGCTGAGCGCCGGGTCCGGGGACATCGGGTCGGCCGCGTACACCGCGGCCGCCCTGTGCGCGGCCGGCTGCCAGGCCCAGGTCGGGCGGGCGCTGCGGAGGATGGCCGGCCGGCTGACCTTCGCCGGCACGGTCGCGTGGCTGGCCGCCCTGCGCGGGCACGACCTGGACGACCCGGCGCGCGAACTGATCCATGGCATCCCTGACCAGTTCCCGGACTCCGTCGCCACCGTGATCACGATGATCCACGAAGCGGGCCTGGAGGAGTACGCCGCTTACGCGGTAGGCCACTTCACGTCTCTCGGCCCGGAGCGCAGGGCACGGCTGACCCGGCTGTCCGGGGCGCGGCAGCCGGCCTCCCCCGACCGCTGA
- the purF gene encoding amidophosphoribosyltransferase: protein MPRGDGRLSHDLLPGEKGPQDACGVFGVWAPGEEVAKLTYFGLYALQHRGQESAGIAVSNGSQILVFKDMGLVSQVFDETSLGSLTGHIAVGHARYSTTGASVWENAQPTFRATANGSIALGHNGNLVNTTELAEMVAEMPQAPGRATKVAATNDTDLITALLAGQVAADGSPLSVEAAAMKILPLVKGAFSLVYMDEHTLYAARDPQGIRPLVLGRLERGWVVASETAALDICGASFVREIEPGELVAIDEHGLRTSRFAEARPKGCVFEYVYLARPDTDIAGRNVYLSRVEMGRRLAKEAPVEADLVIPTPESGTPAAVGYAEASGIPYGSGLVKNSYVGRTFIQPSQTIRQLGIRLKLNPLKEVIRGKRLVVVDDSIVRGNTQRALVRMLREAGAAEVHVRISSPPVKWPCFFGIDFATRAELIANGMTVEEIGISMGADSLAYISLDAMVEATTIAKPDLCRACFDGEYPMDLPDPELLGKQLLETELAGGADAADALRRP from the coding sequence GTGCCTCGTGGTGACGGACGACTCAGCCACGACCTGCTCCCCGGTGAGAAGGGCCCCCAGGACGCGTGTGGCGTCTTCGGTGTCTGGGCCCCCGGTGAAGAGGTCGCCAAGCTCACCTATTTCGGGCTGTACGCACTGCAGCACCGTGGACAGGAGTCCGCGGGCATAGCAGTGAGCAACGGCTCCCAGATCCTGGTCTTCAAGGACATGGGCCTGGTTTCCCAGGTCTTCGACGAGACCTCCCTCGGCTCCCTGACCGGCCACATCGCCGTCGGGCACGCCCGCTACTCCACCACCGGAGCCTCGGTGTGGGAGAACGCGCAGCCCACCTTCCGCGCCACCGCCAACGGCTCCATCGCCCTCGGCCACAACGGCAACCTGGTGAACACCACCGAGCTCGCCGAGATGGTCGCCGAAATGCCGCAGGCCCCGGGCCGGGCCACCAAGGTCGCGGCCACCAATGACACCGACCTGATCACCGCCCTGCTGGCCGGCCAGGTCGCCGCCGACGGCTCCCCGCTCTCCGTCGAAGCCGCCGCCATGAAGATCCTCCCGCTGGTCAAGGGCGCCTTCAGCCTCGTCTACATGGACGAGCACACCCTCTACGCCGCCCGTGACCCGCAGGGCATCCGCCCGCTGGTGCTCGGCCGCCTGGAGCGCGGCTGGGTGGTCGCCTCGGAGACCGCCGCCCTGGACATCTGCGGTGCCAGCTTCGTCCGCGAGATCGAGCCGGGCGAACTGGTCGCCATCGACGAGCACGGCCTGCGTACCAGCCGCTTCGCCGAGGCCCGCCCCAAGGGCTGCGTCTTCGAGTACGTCTACCTGGCCCGCCCCGACACCGACATCGCGGGCCGCAACGTCTACCTCTCCCGGGTCGAGATGGGCCGCCGGCTGGCCAAGGAGGCCCCGGTCGAGGCCGATCTGGTGATACCGACCCCGGAGTCCGGCACCCCGGCCGCGGTCGGCTACGCCGAGGCCAGCGGCATCCCGTACGGCTCGGGCCTGGTGAAGAACTCCTACGTCGGCCGGACCTTCATCCAGCCCTCGCAGACCATCCGGCAGCTCGGCATCCGGCTCAAGCTCAATCCGCTCAAGGAAGTCATCCGCGGCAAGCGCCTGGTCGTGGTGGACGACTCCATCGTCCGCGGCAACACCCAGCGTGCCCTGGTCCGGATGCTCCGCGAGGCGGGCGCGGCCGAGGTGCACGTACGGATCTCCTCACCGCCGGTGAAGTGGCCGTGCTTCTTCGGCATAGATTTCGCCACCCGCGCCGAGCTGATCGCCAACGGCATGACCGTGGAGGAGATCGGCATCTCGATGGGCGCCGACTCGCTGGCGTACATCTCGCTGGACGCCATGGTCGAGGCGACGACCATCGCCAAGCCGGACCTGTGCCGGGCCTGCTTCGACGGCGAGTACCCGATGGACCTGCCCGACCCCGAGCTGCTGGGCAAGCAGCTGCTGGAGACCGAGCTGGCCGGCGGCGCCGATGCCGCGGACGCGCTGCGCAGGCCGTGA
- the purM gene encoding phosphoribosylformylglycinamidine cyclo-ligase, whose product MPERTGASYAAAGVDIEAGDRAVTLMKEWVRKATRPEVVGGIGGFAGLFDASALKRYERPLLASATDGVGTKVDIARRMGVYDTIGHDLVGMVVDDLVVCGAEPLFMTDYICVGKVYPERVAAIVKGIAEGCVLAGCALVGGETAEHPGLLGADDFDVAGAGTGVVEADELLGADRIREGDVVVAIASSGLHSNGYSLVRHVFFDRAQWALDRDVPEFGRTLGEELLEPTRIYSLDCLALTRTAEVHAFSHITGGGLANNLARVVPDGLHARVDRGTWTPDPVFTTVGELGGVERLELEKTLNMGVGMIAVVPPQSVDVVLSVLADRGTEAWVAGDIGARHSGTPAVELTGDYGS is encoded by the coding sequence ATGCCTGAGAGAACCGGTGCCAGTTACGCCGCCGCCGGCGTCGACATCGAGGCGGGCGACCGCGCCGTCACCCTGATGAAGGAGTGGGTGCGCAAGGCCACCCGCCCCGAGGTCGTGGGCGGCATCGGCGGCTTCGCCGGGCTCTTCGACGCCTCCGCCCTCAAGCGCTACGAACGCCCGCTACTGGCCTCGGCCACCGACGGGGTCGGCACCAAGGTGGACATCGCCCGCCGGATGGGCGTGTACGACACCATCGGCCACGACCTGGTCGGCATGGTCGTGGACGACCTGGTGGTCTGCGGCGCGGAACCGCTGTTCATGACCGACTACATCTGCGTCGGCAAGGTCTACCCCGAGCGGGTCGCGGCCATCGTCAAGGGCATCGCCGAGGGCTGTGTGCTGGCCGGCTGTGCGCTGGTCGGCGGCGAGACCGCGGAGCACCCGGGGCTGCTGGGCGCCGACGACTTCGACGTGGCGGGCGCCGGCACCGGAGTGGTGGAGGCGGACGAGCTGCTGGGCGCCGACCGGATCCGGGAGGGTGACGTGGTGGTGGCCATCGCCTCCTCCGGACTTCACTCGAACGGGTACAGCCTGGTCCGGCATGTCTTCTTCGACCGGGCCCAATGGGCGCTGGACCGGGACGTGCCGGAGTTCGGCCGGACCCTGGGCGAGGAGCTGCTGGAGCCCACCAGGATCTACTCGCTCGACTGCCTGGCGCTGACCCGTACCGCCGAGGTGCACGCCTTCTCGCACATCACCGGCGGCGGCCTGGCGAACAACCTGGCGCGGGTCGTGCCGGACGGGCTGCACGCCCGCGTCGACCGCGGCACCTGGACGCCCGACCCGGTCTTCACCACGGTGGGGGAGCTGGGCGGCGTCGAGCGCCTTGAGCTGGAGAAGACGCTGAACATGGGCGTGGGAATGATCGCCGTGGTGCCGCCGCAGTCGGTGGACGTGGTGCTGAGCGTCCTCGCCGACCGGGGCACGGAAGCCTGGGTCGCCGGGGACATCGGCGCACGCCACAGCGGCACACCGGCCGTGGAGCTGACCGGTGACTATGGGAGCTGA